A section of the Subtercola frigoramans genome encodes:
- a CDS encoding ABC transporter permease subunit, giving the protein MTAAPVIDTVPPRARFQRRVPRWKLRLSAWLPVLTTSVILLSMFIAGQTIFGNFFTSRLISSLFLDNAYLIVLAVGMTYVILTGGIDLSVGAVVAFSGIFGAELLQTGWPAIIVIPAIVLSGSVIGALVGVLVQIFEIQAFIASLAAMFLARGLAYVVSLQSIPITDPAVIWLERTRFQIGGGWFVTPTVIIALVTVLVSVWILQYTRFGRSVYAIGGNEQSARLMGLQVAKTRIAVYIISGTCAGIAGLIFAAYTGSGYSLTGIGMELDAIAAVVIGGTILTGGSGYIIGSLFGVMVYGLIEISITYIGVDSWWTKIVVGGLLLVFVVLQRVLVARPKR; this is encoded by the coding sequence ATGACCGCCGCACCCGTCATCGACACCGTGCCACCACGCGCGCGATTCCAGCGACGCGTACCCCGATGGAAGCTGAGGCTCTCGGCATGGCTGCCGGTGCTAACCACGTCGGTGATTCTGCTTTCAATGTTCATTGCAGGCCAGACAATCTTTGGCAATTTCTTCACGAGTCGCCTCATCTCATCGTTGTTCCTCGATAACGCCTACCTGATCGTGCTGGCCGTTGGCATGACCTATGTGATCCTGACCGGGGGCATAGACCTGTCCGTCGGAGCGGTCGTCGCGTTCAGCGGTATCTTCGGAGCTGAGCTTCTGCAAACAGGGTGGCCGGCCATCATCGTGATCCCCGCCATCGTACTGAGCGGCAGCGTGATCGGGGCGCTTGTGGGGGTGCTGGTGCAAATTTTCGAGATCCAGGCCTTCATCGCTTCGCTGGCCGCCATGTTCCTCGCTCGTGGGCTCGCGTACGTTGTCAGCCTGCAGTCGATTCCGATCACGGACCCGGCGGTCATCTGGCTCGAACGAACCCGGTTTCAGATCGGAGGCGGCTGGTTCGTGACACCCACTGTCATCATCGCCCTCGTCACCGTGCTGGTGTCGGTGTGGATTCTGCAGTACACCCGGTTCGGGCGAAGCGTCTACGCGATAGGCGGGAACGAACAATCAGCCCGCCTTATGGGCCTTCAGGTGGCCAAGACACGTATTGCGGTATATATCATCAGCGGAACCTGCGCCGGGATCGCCGGGCTCATCTTCGCGGCATATACCGGCTCGGGTTACAGCCTCACCGGCATCGGAATGGAACTCGACGCCATCGCGGCGGTAGTCATCGGTGGCACCATTCTCACGGGCGGCAGCGGATACATCATCGGGTCGCTCTTCGGCGTCATGGTCTATGGTCTGATTGAGATCAGTATCACCTATATCGGTGTCGATTCCTGGTGGACGAAAATCGTTGTAGGCGGCTTGTTGCTGGTTTTCGTTGTTCTGCAGCGGGTTTTGGTCGCTCGACCCAAAAGATAG
- a CDS encoding ABC transporter permease translates to MKTVARHRLFWPVVALIALILINTVSRPSFLSITVNDGELYGSLIDILRNSAPLMLVGVGMTLVIATRGIDLSVGAIIAISGAVSLSFIANSGSPESPVTVGVGIGLGVGVSLILGLWNGFLVSVVGIQPIIATLVLMLAGRGIAMLITQGQIATITSAPYSFIASGYIFGLPVPFYVSLFAVATAALLVRRSAFGVLLEAVGINPTASRLAGIKSRSIIWIVYGFSGLLAGVAGIIYSSNIMAADANNAGLNVEVDAILAVVIGGTSLAGGKFMLSGTVVGVLIIQTLTATVTFLGVPPAVTPLFKAMVVIAVCLLQSRRVRVLLTNRRTTTPLTVHPDSVKVSATV, encoded by the coding sequence ATGAAAACCGTTGCCCGCCACCGACTCTTCTGGCCCGTCGTCGCACTCATCGCGTTGATCCTGATCAATACCGTCAGCCGCCCGAGCTTTCTGAGCATTACGGTCAACGACGGCGAACTCTACGGGTCGTTGATCGACATCCTCCGAAACAGCGCCCCCCTCATGCTCGTCGGTGTCGGCATGACACTCGTGATCGCGACTCGGGGCATCGACCTCTCCGTCGGCGCCATCATCGCTATCTCCGGCGCAGTATCCCTGAGCTTCATAGCGAACTCGGGGTCACCCGAATCCCCGGTGACAGTCGGTGTCGGTATCGGCCTCGGCGTCGGCGTCTCGCTCATTTTGGGCCTCTGGAACGGCTTTCTCGTCTCTGTCGTCGGTATCCAGCCCATCATCGCGACGTTGGTGCTCATGCTCGCCGGCCGAGGTATCGCAATGCTCATTACCCAGGGCCAGATCGCCACCATCACAAGCGCACCGTACTCCTTTATCGCCTCCGGCTACATCTTCGGATTACCCGTACCGTTTTACGTCTCCCTCTTCGCCGTGGCGACAGCCGCTCTTCTCGTTCGCCGCTCGGCGTTCGGTGTTCTTCTCGAGGCTGTCGGTATCAACCCGACGGCGAGCAGACTGGCCGGCATCAAGTCCAGGAGCATCATCTGGATCGTGTATGGGTTCAGCGGTCTCCTGGCGGGTGTCGCCGGCATTATCTACAGCTCGAACATCATGGCCGCTGACGCCAACAACGCAGGGCTCAACGTCGAGGTCGATGCGATCCTCGCAGTTGTGATCGGCGGAACCTCCCTCGCTGGGGGAAAATTCATGCTCTCTGGAACAGTGGTCGGAGTGCTGATCATCCAGACGCTCACAGCCACCGTAACCTTCCTCGGGGTTCCCCCCGCTGTGACCCCACTCTTCAAAGCGATGGTAGTCATCGCGGTTTGTCTGCTGCAGTCCCGAAGAGTCAGGGTGCTGTTGACGAACCGGCGTACGACGACTCCCCTCACCGTGCACCCCGATTCTGTGAAAGTGAGCGCCACCGTATGA
- a CDS encoding ABC transporter substrate-binding protein, producing the protein MKKFVGMLALAGAVALVLTGCASGGTTVGGGSTAGSGSGSDSSPVKVGFSQVGAESGWRSANTTSLKNSLDDANGFKLTFSDAQQKQENQIAAIRSFITQGVGAIVFAPVVETGWDDVLKEAKDAKIPVILEDRSVDSDPNLYTTRVGDDFEKEGETAGKWVADTFNGKKANLVVLEGTTGSSAANDRTTGFNKAIVGSDVKVLDSQTGNFTRSEGKTVMEGFLQKYGKTINVLFAQNDDMGLGALDAIKAAGLTPGKDIQIVTIDGTKDGLTALSNGAFNYVVECNPLLGDQVAAIVKKVVAGETVDKLYLAKDQAFDQAQATAALPTRQY; encoded by the coding sequence ATGAAGAAGTTTGTAGGAATGCTGGCGTTGGCTGGTGCGGTAGCGCTGGTTCTCACGGGGTGCGCCAGCGGAGGGACCACCGTCGGCGGCGGGTCCACCGCAGGTTCCGGTTCTGGGTCGGACAGTTCCCCGGTCAAGGTCGGGTTCTCTCAGGTCGGCGCAGAGAGTGGCTGGCGATCGGCCAACACGACGTCGCTGAAGAATTCGCTCGACGACGCGAATGGGTTCAAGCTGACGTTCTCCGACGCACAGCAGAAGCAAGAGAATCAAATCGCAGCCATCCGGAGTTTTATCACGCAGGGTGTGGGTGCGATCGTGTTCGCACCGGTTGTCGAGACCGGATGGGATGACGTGCTGAAGGAAGCTAAAGATGCCAAGATCCCCGTCATTCTCGAAGACCGTTCGGTCGACTCCGATCCCAATCTCTACACCACCCGCGTGGGCGACGACTTCGAAAAGGAAGGGGAGACTGCTGGAAAGTGGGTTGCTGACACGTTCAATGGCAAGAAGGCGAACCTCGTCGTTCTCGAAGGGACGACCGGTTCATCCGCAGCCAACGACCGCACGACAGGCTTCAACAAGGCGATTGTGGGCAGCGATGTCAAGGTTCTCGATTCGCAGACCGGCAACTTCACGCGCAGCGAAGGAAAAACGGTCATGGAGGGCTTTCTGCAGAAGTACGGAAAGACCATCAACGTCTTGTTCGCCCAGAACGATGACATGGGATTGGGTGCGCTCGACGCCATCAAGGCCGCCGGCCTCACTCCGGGCAAGGACATTCAGATCGTGACGATCGACGGCACGAAAGATGGCTTGACGGCGCTGTCGAATGGGGCATTCAACTACGTCGTCGAATGCAACCCGCTGCTCGGCGATCAGGTCGCCGCCATCGTCAAGAAGGTGGTCGCCGGTGAAACCGTCGACAAGCTCTACCTGGCGAAGGATCAGGCATTCGACCAGGCGCAGGCAACCGCTGCCCTTCCCACGCGCCAGTACTGA
- a CDS encoding carbohydrate ABC transporter permease, whose translation MRTKPNYFAGIFAGIWLAIIILPVYLMLRAAFESKAAYAGEGPIGLPTMFTLQNFADAIGLGFGKFLLNAGIITFGTVVIVCLVVPPLAFAIVRSRSRLIRTVFRTMLVGLAIPAQVVVLPVYYLIYQVGLYDTYLGVILPTAAFAIPISTLILTGAMREISGELYEAMAIDGANSFRTFARLVIPLSRGGIATIIVFTMLNAWNGFLLPLVLTRSQDVMVATVGLSLFRQNYSTNIPGLMAAIVLTIIPIFLVYLFARRSLISGLMGVGGK comes from the coding sequence ATGCGCACCAAACCAAACTATTTCGCCGGCATTTTCGCCGGGATATGGCTGGCGATCATCATTTTGCCCGTCTACTTGATGCTCCGTGCGGCATTCGAAAGTAAGGCTGCATACGCGGGCGAAGGGCCTATCGGACTTCCGACGATGTTCACTCTTCAGAACTTCGCCGATGCCATCGGTCTCGGGTTCGGCAAATTCCTGCTCAACGCCGGAATCATCACCTTTGGAACAGTGGTCATTGTGTGCTTGGTGGTGCCGCCTCTAGCGTTCGCCATCGTGCGCAGCCGCAGTCGGCTCATCCGAACTGTATTCCGCACGATGCTCGTTGGACTGGCCATCCCCGCACAAGTCGTGGTACTGCCGGTGTACTACCTCATCTACCAGGTGGGTCTGTACGACACCTACCTCGGTGTGATCCTTCCGACGGCAGCTTTTGCGATCCCGATCTCGACCCTCATCCTTACTGGCGCGATGCGTGAAATATCGGGCGAGCTCTACGAAGCGATGGCGATCGACGGTGCAAACTCGTTCCGCACATTCGCCCGGCTGGTGATTCCGCTCTCACGCGGGGGGATAGCCACTATCATCGTCTTCACCATGTTGAACGCGTGGAACGGATTCCTGCTCCCGCTTGTGCTCACCCGCTCGCAGGACGTCATGGTCGCCACGGTAGGGCTGAGTCTGTTCCGACAGAATTACAGCACGAACATTCCGGGTCTGATGGCGGCGATCGTCCTGACCATCATCCCGATCTTCCTCGTCTACCTCTTCGCACGTCGATCGCTCATCTCCGGTCTCATGGGTGTGGGCGGAAAGTAG
- a CDS encoding sugar ABC transporter ATP-binding protein: MRTDTPVLELRDATVEFGGVRALDNVSFRLFAGEIHSLIGENGAGKSTLVKALTGVHSLAAGSMMVRGIGVSFRSPSDAQRAGIQAVHQEIELLTNLSVAENIMLGREHHKALGIDWRRLRRDANRSLRELGLDIDPRSPLGAHSLAEQQLVAIARALAGKADILILDEPTSGLDQNEVSELFRVLHALRRSGVAVLFISHFLEQVYEVADRLTILRDGRSVGEFLTSDILRIDVVEKMTGVRSHPPRALVAESSGENMEGMQGAPEPFFRARRIGMKGVVSPFDLFVAEGEVVGIAGLLGSGRSELARLIAGIEKADCGQIEIDDRRALLNTPSRALSRGVAYSSDNRALDGIIGELSVGDNILLALQAERGSLHRLPRRHRDELVMSYIAALDIRPRDPAAKASTLSGGNQQKVLLARLLALAPRLLVLDEPTRGVDMASRAEIQRLVTELAANGMSVILISAEFRELIGVSDRIGVMKAGKLEAMLENDDLSEDRLLEIIAYGAAE; the protein is encoded by the coding sequence ATGCGGACTGACACCCCGGTACTTGAACTCCGTGATGCCACCGTCGAATTCGGTGGGGTCCGCGCTCTGGACAACGTGTCTTTTCGCCTGTTCGCGGGTGAGATCCATTCTCTGATCGGCGAGAATGGGGCCGGCAAATCAACATTGGTCAAGGCGCTCACCGGGGTTCACTCCCTCGCCGCCGGAAGCATGATGGTTCGGGGAATCGGAGTGTCTTTCAGATCACCGTCTGATGCGCAACGCGCCGGCATTCAGGCCGTCCATCAGGAGATAGAGCTTCTGACGAATCTCAGCGTTGCGGAGAACATCATGCTGGGACGAGAGCATCACAAGGCCCTCGGCATCGACTGGAGGCGGCTGCGTCGCGATGCGAACCGCTCCCTCCGCGAACTTGGGCTCGATATCGACCCGAGATCACCGCTGGGTGCGCACTCTTTGGCCGAGCAGCAGCTGGTCGCGATAGCACGCGCTCTTGCCGGGAAAGCCGACATCCTCATCCTCGACGAACCGACCTCGGGCCTCGACCAGAATGAGGTGTCCGAATTGTTCCGGGTGCTTCACGCCCTGCGTCGAAGTGGCGTCGCCGTGCTCTTCATCTCTCATTTCCTGGAGCAGGTTTACGAGGTCGCCGACAGACTGACGATCCTCAGAGACGGACGAAGCGTCGGCGAGTTCCTCACCAGCGACATCCTGCGTATCGACGTCGTCGAGAAGATGACCGGCGTTCGTTCGCACCCTCCTCGGGCCCTGGTGGCCGAAAGTTCAGGTGAAAACATGGAGGGTATGCAGGGCGCGCCTGAGCCCTTCTTCCGCGCCCGCCGCATCGGCATGAAGGGTGTCGTCTCACCCTTCGACTTGTTTGTCGCCGAAGGTGAAGTTGTGGGAATCGCTGGTCTGCTCGGATCGGGACGGTCGGAACTTGCCCGACTGATCGCCGGTATAGAGAAAGCCGACTGCGGCCAGATCGAGATAGACGATCGGCGGGCACTGCTGAATACACCCTCCCGCGCCCTGTCACGCGGCGTCGCCTACTCGTCAGACAACCGCGCTCTCGATGGCATCATCGGCGAACTGTCGGTTGGCGACAACATCCTGCTGGCGCTGCAGGCCGAACGCGGTTCGCTCCATCGGCTTCCCAGAAGGCATCGCGATGAGCTCGTGATGAGCTACATCGCCGCCTTAGACATTCGCCCACGGGATCCGGCCGCCAAAGCGTCGACCCTTTCAGGCGGCAACCAACAGAAAGTTCTCCTGGCGCGCCTCCTCGCTCTCGCTCCGCGATTGCTCGTTCTCGATGAACCCACCCGTGGAGTGGACATGGCCTCGAGAGCCGAGATCCAACGCCTCGTCACTGAGCTCGCGGCGAACGGGATGTCGGTGATCCTGATCTCCGCTGAGTTTCGGGAGTTGATCGGGGTCAGCGACCGTATCGGGGTGATGAAAGCAGGAAAGCTAGAAGCAATGCTCGAAAATGACGACCTTTCGGAGGATCGGTTGCTCGAGATCATCGCGTACGGCGCAGCAGAATAG
- a CDS encoding sugar ABC transporter ATP-binding protein produces MSAPEVVVEVRDVSIEFPGVKALQNVGLSLRAGEVHSLMGENGAGKSTLIKALTGVYAVDSGTIVVLGVERDFNGTADAQAAGISTVYQEVNLCINLTVGENVMLGHEKRGFWGINWSATHDAAAQHLRRLNLDIDPRSPLASHSLAVQQLIAISRAMVINSSVLILDEPTSSLDQSEVEKLFDVMRALKAEGVAILFVSHFLDQVYEISDRLTVLRNGELVGEYVPAELDRLGLVAKMLGREFSELESLGEQVAHERRPRETDPVLAVSALTRKGSVEPADLALFSGEVVGLAGLLGSGRTELARTIYGADRADSGRTFVNGEPVRLATPRDSVDQRIAFSSEDRRAEGIVGDLTIRENIALGVQAKRGWARPMTRQAQDELALKYIAALNIRPADPEALIRNLSGGNQQKVLLARWLATAPQVLILDEPTRGIDVGAKAEIQRLITELAADGMAVLFISSELDEVVRLSQRICVLRDHKIVAEITNREGINVDDIVALIAIGGGE; encoded by the coding sequence ATGTCTGCCCCAGAAGTCGTTGTTGAGGTTCGCGACGTGTCGATTGAGTTTCCTGGCGTCAAGGCTCTGCAGAATGTCGGACTCAGCCTTCGAGCCGGCGAGGTGCACTCGTTGATGGGAGAGAACGGTGCCGGCAAATCTACGCTCATCAAGGCGTTGACGGGTGTATATGCCGTCGATTCTGGCACGATCGTCGTCCTCGGGGTTGAACGTGATTTCAATGGAACCGCGGATGCTCAGGCGGCGGGCATCTCAACTGTCTATCAGGAGGTCAACCTCTGTATCAACCTGACGGTCGGCGAGAATGTGATGCTGGGTCATGAGAAGCGAGGGTTCTGGGGTATCAACTGGTCTGCTACTCACGACGCCGCAGCCCAACACCTGCGGCGTCTCAATCTTGACATCGACCCTCGCTCGCCGCTTGCTAGCCACTCCCTCGCCGTGCAGCAGCTCATCGCCATCAGCCGGGCGATGGTGATCAACTCGTCTGTCTTGATTCTTGACGAGCCGACGTCGAGCCTTGACCAGTCTGAGGTGGAGAAGCTCTTCGACGTGATGCGCGCTCTGAAAGCCGAGGGAGTCGCCATCTTGTTCGTCTCCCACTTCCTGGATCAGGTGTACGAGATCTCTGACCGGCTGACCGTTCTGCGCAACGGGGAGCTGGTCGGGGAATATGTGCCGGCCGAGCTCGATCGCCTCGGCCTTGTGGCGAAGATGCTCGGACGCGAATTCAGCGAATTGGAGTCGCTGGGCGAGCAAGTCGCACACGAGAGGCGCCCCCGTGAGACCGATCCGGTTCTGGCTGTTTCGGCCCTTACGCGAAAGGGCAGCGTCGAACCCGCGGACCTCGCCCTGTTCTCGGGCGAGGTCGTCGGGTTGGCCGGGCTCCTTGGGTCTGGCCGCACGGAATTGGCTCGAACGATCTACGGAGCAGACCGGGCCGACTCGGGTCGAACGTTCGTCAATGGAGAACCCGTGCGGCTTGCCACACCGCGTGACTCGGTCGATCAGCGCATCGCGTTTTCATCGGAGGACCGGCGAGCGGAGGGCATCGTCGGTGACCTGACGATCCGGGAGAACATTGCGCTCGGCGTTCAAGCCAAGCGTGGATGGGCCAGACCGATGACCCGGCAGGCGCAGGATGAACTCGCGCTGAAGTACATCGCAGCGCTGAACATCAGGCCCGCCGATCCGGAAGCGCTTATTCGCAATCTCTCCGGGGGCAACCAGCAGAAAGTGTTGCTCGCACGCTGGCTTGCCACGGCGCCGCAAGTGCTCATTCTTGACGAGCCGACGCGCGGAATAGACGTGGGGGCGAAAGCCGAAATCCAGAGGCTCATCACCGAACTCGCTGCAGACGGCATGGCCGTGCTGTTCATTTCATCGGAACTCGACGAGGTCGTCCGTCTGTCGCAACGCATCTGCGTGTTGCGGGACCACAAAATAGTGGCAGAGATCACAAACAGGGAAGGCATCAACGTGGATGACATCGTGGCACTCATCGCTATCGGAGGTGGCGAATGA
- a CDS encoding alpha-L-arabinofuranosidase B, protein MTEIRFERIVQSDRSHSMKNRDEMDIVPSRSAPRRGWLARRVFAVAAIVGLFGALATIAPAASQAATSLPCDIYANAGTPCVAAHSSTRALFGTYNGPLYQVQRASDNTLADIGLLAAGGYANAAVQDSFCGNTTCTVTKIYDQTTRHNDLTIEAAGDAGPANRGVPAGALPVIAGGHAVYGLSFSGQMGYRNNAATGTAENGAAEGAYMVTSGTHVNGACCFDYGNTERVNKDTGNGHMDAINFGTEPWFAQNGPGPWVQADLENGLFSSGAGYSTNRSYTGDASPFVTALLKNNGQTRFALKDGNAQTGPLTTIYNGALPTATGYSPMHQEGGIVLGTGGDNSNGSIGSFFEGVMTSGYPTDAADNAVQSNVVAVGYGASTGVSGSLANNSEMSLRATTPGFTDNYVRHLADVAVISPITSTSSALDKSDSTWIVRPGLASGSCISLESRYFPGDFLRHYNFAVQRQPMDGSIVFRADATFCPVAGQNGQGTSFQSYNYPGKFLRHYNGKIYIASNGGANPWDTATQWANDVSFIVSTPWAP, encoded by the coding sequence TTGACAGAAATCCGTTTCGAGAGGATTGTTCAAAGTGATCGCTCACATTCAATGAAGAATAGAGATGAAATGGATATTGTTCCCTCTCGTTCCGCACCTCGGCGCGGTTGGCTGGCGCGACGGGTCTTTGCCGTCGCGGCTATTGTCGGTTTGTTTGGGGCGCTGGCAACGATTGCACCCGCGGCGTCCCAGGCCGCTACCTCGCTACCTTGCGACATCTACGCCAACGCCGGAACTCCATGCGTGGCTGCACACAGCAGCACCCGCGCCCTGTTCGGAACCTACAACGGACCGCTTTACCAAGTTCAGCGGGCATCCGACAACACACTCGCTGACATTGGCCTTCTCGCCGCGGGAGGGTACGCCAACGCCGCAGTGCAAGATTCGTTCTGCGGCAACACCACCTGCACAGTCACGAAGATCTATGACCAGACGACGCGCCACAACGATTTGACCATCGAGGCCGCCGGCGACGCGGGGCCGGCCAACCGGGGCGTGCCCGCAGGCGCGCTGCCAGTTATCGCGGGAGGACACGCGGTGTACGGGCTGTCGTTCTCGGGACAGATGGGCTACCGCAATAATGCAGCCACGGGCACAGCAGAGAACGGGGCCGCCGAAGGGGCGTACATGGTGACATCTGGCACACACGTGAACGGGGCGTGCTGCTTCGACTACGGAAACACTGAACGCGTCAACAAAGACACGGGCAACGGTCACATGGACGCGATCAACTTTGGCACCGAACCATGGTTTGCGCAGAACGGACCCGGTCCGTGGGTTCAAGCGGATCTCGAGAACGGTCTCTTCTCCTCAGGCGCCGGATATTCCACGAATCGGTCGTACACCGGCGACGCATCACCATTCGTCACCGCTCTGCTAAAAAACAACGGACAGACCCGCTTCGCTCTGAAAGACGGCAACGCTCAGACCGGACCGCTCACTACCATCTACAACGGGGCCCTTCCCACGGCTACCGGCTACAGCCCGATGCATCAGGAAGGCGGGATCGTGCTCGGCACCGGTGGAGACAACTCCAACGGATCGATCGGCTCGTTCTTCGAAGGAGTGATGACTTCTGGCTACCCCACTGACGCCGCCGACAACGCGGTGCAGTCGAACGTGGTCGCTGTCGGTTACGGCGCATCGACTGGAGTCTCGGGATCGCTTGCAAACAACTCAGAAATGTCCCTCCGCGCGACAACGCCTGGATTCACCGACAACTACGTCAGACACCTGGCCGACGTCGCCGTCATCTCCCCCATCACGTCAACGAGTTCGGCCCTGGACAAGAGCGACAGCACGTGGATCGTCCGGCCCGGGCTTGCGAGCGGATCGTGCATCTCACTCGAGTCGCGATACTTCCCCGGCGACTTCCTTCGACACTACAATTTCGCAGTGCAGCGGCAACCGATGGACGGCAGCATCGTATTCAGAGCTGACGCCACCTTCTGCCCGGTAGCTGGTCAGAATGGCCAGGGCACCTCGTTCCAGTCTTACAACTATCCCGGCAAGTTTCTCCGCCATTACAACGGAAAGATATACATTGCAAGCAACGGTGGAGCAAACCCCTGGGATACAGCAACCCAGTGGGCCAATGACGTGAGCTTTATCGTAAGCACCCCCTGGGCCCCGTAA
- a CDS encoding carbohydrate ABC transporter permease has protein sequence MTSSSVVEKLAVTRAPSRPRRRGGLPQVGRPGIGWAMPAFLFFGLFALVPLAFGVYLSFTSYEGIRLVPPTWIGLDNWVRLFKDPQVLQSLTVTLILVLLAVVTQTPLSILIGVWAAGNQRGRAIVVAIYFVPLLMSTAAVTVLWASMLDPNFGIPAALPWLFGDGNLLGNQWSALGVIAFIYLWGATPLHTLIYQGAARSIPRTIYQAAEIDGAGTVRQFFSITLPQLRATIVTDVILIVVGTFTTFDLIFILTGGGPNQKTAILPFFMYEQGFQAFDIGYGSAVAIVLVVICGVVSIAMVRLTGFEKMESSQEGV, from the coding sequence ATGACCAGTTCATCCGTCGTCGAGAAATTGGCGGTGACTCGGGCACCTTCACGACCCCGGCGCCGGGGTGGCCTGCCACAGGTGGGCCGCCCCGGAATCGGGTGGGCGATGCCGGCGTTCCTGTTCTTCGGGCTATTCGCTCTGGTTCCGTTGGCATTCGGCGTCTATCTCTCGTTCACGTCCTACGAGGGAATCCGGCTCGTGCCCCCGACCTGGATTGGCCTGGACAACTGGGTCAGGCTATTCAAGGATCCGCAGGTTCTTCAGAGCCTGACGGTGACCCTGATTCTGGTGCTACTTGCCGTCGTTACACAGACCCCGCTGTCGATCCTCATCGGAGTCTGGGCAGCTGGGAACCAGCGCGGTCGTGCGATCGTCGTTGCGATCTACTTCGTCCCGCTTCTCATGTCCACGGCCGCCGTCACGGTACTCTGGGCGTCGATGCTCGACCCCAACTTCGGCATCCCGGCCGCTCTGCCCTGGTTGTTCGGTGATGGCAACCTGCTCGGCAACCAATGGAGCGCACTCGGTGTGATCGCATTCATCTACCTCTGGGGCGCCACCCCTCTCCACACCCTCATCTACCAAGGCGCAGCGAGATCCATTCCGCGTACGATCTACCAGGCGGCAGAAATAGATGGTGCAGGCACGGTACGCCAGTTCTTCAGCATCACTCTTCCCCAGCTGAGGGCGACGATCGTGACCGACGTGATACTCATCGTGGTGGGCACATTCACCACCTTCGACCTCATCTTCATTCTGACCGGGGGTGGCCCGAACCAGAAGACGGCGATCCTTCCGTTCTTCATGTACGAACAGGGCTTCCAGGCCTTTGATATCGGCTACGGCAGCGCCGTCGCTATCGTGCTCGTCGTGATCTGTGGGGTCGTCTCCATCGCCATGGTGCGATTGACAGGATTCGAGAAAATGGAAAGCTCCCAGGAAGGCGTCTGA